In a single window of the Halobaculum lipolyticum genome:
- a CDS encoding succinylglutamate desuccinylase/aspartoacylase family protein → MRHLRHEVGETYLGDPVEVPVTVINGEHDGPTVFLTAAIHGDELNGVKVLQEVADGYDPAGIHGTLVCIHVCNVPGYLAQQRYLPIYDQDLNRSFPGKPRSNTAERMANAIYETFIRQCDLGLDFHTSTRGRTTMYHVRADMGNPEVARLARSFGSNVILSGEADAGSLRSVATTAGTPTITVEMGRAHRFQPELIERGLEGVESVLAEYDVRPGEPVAYPGWRRIVDAATDKTWLRADSGGLVEMAYDAPLVYEGDAVCTISDHFKTRERTVRAPFTGLVVGALQNPVAAPGHPLCHLVSVDEDTAAEVQREIDSGEFSERPWV, encoded by the coding sequence GTGCGGCACCTCCGCCACGAGGTCGGCGAGACGTACCTCGGCGACCCCGTCGAGGTGCCGGTGACGGTGATCAACGGCGAGCACGACGGGCCGACGGTGTTCCTGACGGCGGCGATCCACGGCGACGAACTCAACGGGGTGAAGGTGCTCCAGGAGGTCGCCGACGGCTACGACCCCGCCGGGATCCACGGGACGCTCGTGTGCATCCACGTGTGCAACGTCCCGGGCTACCTCGCCCAACAGCGCTACCTCCCGATCTACGATCAGGACCTCAACCGCTCGTTCCCGGGGAAGCCGCGCTCGAACACCGCCGAGCGCATGGCCAACGCCATCTACGAGACCTTCATCAGGCAGTGCGATCTGGGTCTGGACTTCCACACCTCGACGCGCGGGCGGACGACGATGTACCACGTCCGCGCCGACATGGGGAACCCCGAGGTTGCGCGGCTCGCGCGCTCGTTCGGTAGCAACGTGATCCTCTCCGGGGAGGCCGACGCGGGGAGCCTCCGCAGCGTCGCGACCACCGCCGGCACCCCGACGATCACCGTCGAGATGGGGCGCGCTCACCGCTTCCAGCCGGAGCTGATCGAGCGCGGGCTGGAGGGCGTCGAGAGCGTGCTCGCGGAGTACGACGTGCGCCCCGGGGAGCCGGTCGCGTACCCCGGCTGGCGGCGGATCGTCGACGCCGCCACCGACAAGACGTGGCTCCGCGCCGACTCGGGCGGCCTCGTCGAGATGGCGTACGACGCGCCGCTGGTGTACGAGGGCGACGCCGTCTGCACCATCTCCGACCACTTCAAGACGCGCGAGCGGACCGTCCGCGCGCCGTTCACCGGACTGGTCGTCGGGGCGCTCCAGAACCCCGTGGCCGCGCCCGGCCACCCCCTCTGTCACCTCGTCAGCGTCGACGAGGACACGGCCGCCGAGGTCCAGCGGGAGATCGACAGCGGGGAGTTCTCCGAGCGGCCCTGGGTGTAG
- a CDS encoding S9 family peptidase, which produces MTELPPDAYYDLTQVGEVAVSPSGDRVAFTTTEYDADADEPVGSLFVAPADGSRDPHRLTRVAGASAPAWSPDGDRLAFLAARDTDTARRVGRDDEGDDGDGDGDDEESVGAAGGDGDDEPTTQVWTFDLALGGDATQLTDFEEGAEEFDWSPDGDRLVVAARDPTDTERAYLDGREDGKPVETERLQHKLDGVGFTDTVRTYLHVVDAATGDAERLDDTYGAGAYQGLSGLQPDWGAGDRIAFTSCREENPDDTLVRDVFTVAPDGTGLRKLTDGDLSANAPTWSPDGERLAFLGGDPVNWCIPTQVYLYEDGDYASLTADLDRTVARGGAPVWAADDTLYCLFADEARTRLMRVDAAFDAAPDAADRVFEAQGDGRAMGAFDLSADGERAAFVFSQPNDGQDVYGVDAADLDAADETEAASLTRLSETNADLVDEYAMPEARRIEWDSDGEPISGVLYHDPDVDPADGDHPLVVAIHGGPISYDEPVFSFDHAALTSRGYLVLRPNYRGGSSFGREFAESLRGQWGTHEVTDIANGVADVVERGWVDDERVFGYGFSYGGIAQGFLVTQEPDLFAAAAPEHGIYDLRSAYGTDDSHIWMENEYGLPWENPEGIDASSAITDAGNIETPLLVTAGREDWRCPPGQSEQLYVAAKKQGVDARLVLYENEHHNIGTPDRAVHRLEEILAWYERHDPAVDDPEATDPHGRADGA; this is translated from the coding sequence ATGACAGAGCTGCCGCCGGACGCCTACTACGACCTGACGCAGGTCGGCGAGGTCGCCGTCTCGCCGTCGGGCGACCGGGTCGCGTTCACGACGACCGAGTACGACGCCGACGCCGACGAGCCGGTCGGGTCGCTGTTCGTCGCGCCCGCCGACGGGAGCCGCGACCCCCACCGACTCACCCGCGTCGCGGGCGCCTCCGCGCCGGCGTGGTCGCCCGACGGCGACCGCCTCGCCTTCCTCGCCGCCCGCGACACCGACACGGCCCGACGGGTCGGCCGCGACGACGAGGGCGACGACGGCGACGGCGACGGGGACGACGAGGAGTCGGTCGGCGCGGCCGGCGGCGACGGCGACGACGAGCCGACGACGCAGGTGTGGACGTTCGACCTGGCGCTCGGCGGCGACGCGACCCAGCTGACCGACTTCGAGGAGGGCGCCGAGGAGTTCGACTGGTCGCCCGACGGCGACCGTCTCGTCGTCGCCGCGCGCGACCCGACGGACACAGAGCGGGCGTACCTCGACGGCCGCGAGGACGGGAAGCCCGTCGAGACCGAGCGCCTCCAACACAAACTCGACGGCGTCGGCTTCACCGACACCGTCCGGACGTACCTCCACGTCGTCGACGCGGCGACCGGCGACGCCGAGCGCCTCGACGACACCTACGGCGCCGGCGCCTACCAGGGGTTGTCGGGTCTCCAGCCCGACTGGGGCGCTGGCGACCGCATCGCGTTCACCTCCTGCCGGGAGGAGAACCCCGACGACACGCTCGTGCGCGACGTGTTCACCGTCGCGCCCGACGGCACCGGGCTGCGGAAGCTCACCGACGGCGACCTCTCGGCGAACGCGCCGACGTGGTCGCCCGACGGCGAGCGCCTCGCCTTCCTCGGCGGCGACCCCGTGAACTGGTGTATCCCGACGCAGGTGTACCTGTACGAGGACGGCGACTACGCGTCCCTGACGGCGGATCTCGACCGGACGGTCGCCCGCGGCGGCGCCCCGGTGTGGGCAGCCGACGACACGCTGTACTGCCTGTTCGCCGACGAGGCCCGGACGCGGCTGATGCGCGTCGACGCCGCCTTCGACGCGGCGCCCGACGCCGCCGACCGCGTGTTCGAGGCGCAGGGCGACGGCCGCGCGATGGGCGCGTTCGACCTGTCGGCCGACGGCGAGCGCGCCGCGTTCGTGTTCTCACAGCCGAACGACGGGCAGGACGTGTACGGCGTCGACGCGGCGGACCTCGACGCCGCCGACGAGACCGAGGCCGCGTCGCTGACGCGCTTGTCGGAGACGAACGCCGACCTCGTCGACGAGTACGCGATGCCCGAGGCGCGCCGCATCGAGTGGGACAGCGACGGCGAACCGATCTCGGGCGTGCTGTACCACGACCCCGACGTCGACCCCGCGGACGGCGACCACCCGCTCGTCGTCGCCATCCACGGCGGCCCGATCAGCTACGACGAGCCGGTGTTCTCGTTCGACCACGCCGCGCTCACGAGCCGCGGCTACCTCGTGCTCCGCCCGAACTACCGCGGCGGCTCCTCGTTCGGCCGCGAGTTCGCCGAGTCGCTGCGGGGACAGTGGGGCACCCACGAGGTGACCGACATCGCGAACGGCGTCGCCGACGTCGTCGAGCGCGGCTGGGTCGACGACGAGCGCGTGTTCGGCTACGGCTTCTCCTACGGCGGCATCGCGCAGGGGTTCCTCGTCACCCAGGAGCCGGACCTGTTCGCCGCCGCCGCCCCCGAACACGGCATCTACGACCTCCGGTCGGCGTACGGCACCGACGACTCCCACATCTGGATGGAGAACGAGTACGGCCTCCCGTGGGAGAACCCGGAGGGGATCGACGCGTCGTCGGCGATCACCGACGCCGGGAACATCGAGACGCCGCTGCTGGTCACCGCCGGCCGCGAGGACTGGCGCTGTCCGCCGGGCCAGAGCGAACAGCTGTACGTCGCCGCCAAGAAGCAGGGCGTCGACGCACGGCTCGTCCTCTACGAGAACGAACACCACAACATCGGCACGCCCGACCGCGCGGTCCACCGGCTGGAGGAGATCCTCGCGTGGTACGAGCGCCACGACCCCGCCGTCGACGACCCCGAGGCGACGGACCCGCACGGCCGCGCGGACGGGGCGTAG
- a CDS encoding DUF4349 domain-containing protein, whose amino-acid sequence MRRGPLVAVCCALLLVLAGCSGGANTAGSDGGGAAVDTGGEAAEATAAPDDGAGSADGDGTGGIAAQIEDREIIYEATVRLRVDDYDAASTRLTRLARERGGYVGSANSEVRGEGNETWTTGTVVLRIPSGNYSTAYDEVLAAGEVRSQQQSTEDVTAQVVDLEARLESLRAERDRLRELYDRANDTDDVLAVQRELSDVQTEIERTEARLQSVQRRVAYSTITVHLEEEPPDYVPPERTQWYETPLTEAFLDSVDGVIVLGRGLVVLTAYALPYLAVLSVPVAGAVFGIRWLRDRP is encoded by the coding sequence ATGCGACGTGGTCCACTCGTGGCGGTGTGCTGTGCCCTCCTCCTCGTCCTCGCGGGCTGTTCGGGCGGGGCCAACACCGCGGGCTCCGACGGCGGCGGCGCGGCCGTCGACACCGGCGGGGAGGCCGCCGAGGCGACGGCTGCGCCCGACGACGGCGCCGGATCCGCCGACGGCGACGGGACCGGCGGCATCGCCGCACAGATCGAGGACAGGGAGATCATCTACGAGGCGACGGTTCGGCTCCGGGTCGACGACTACGACGCCGCGAGCACGCGGCTGACGCGGCTGGCCCGCGAGCGCGGCGGCTACGTCGGCAGCGCCAACAGCGAGGTGCGCGGCGAGGGCAACGAGACGTGGACGACCGGCACCGTCGTCCTCCGGATCCCGTCGGGCAACTACTCCACGGCGTACGACGAGGTGCTGGCCGCGGGGGAGGTGCGCTCCCAACAGCAGTCGACCGAGGACGTGACCGCGCAGGTCGTCGACCTCGAGGCGCGCCTGGAGAGCCTCCGCGCCGAGCGCGACCGCCTGCGCGAACTGTACGATCGGGCCAACGACACCGACGACGTGCTCGCGGTCCAGCGCGAACTGTCGGACGTCCAGACGGAGATCGAGCGGACGGAGGCGCGGCTCCAGAGCGTCCAACGCCGCGTCGCCTACTCGACGATCACCGTCCACCTCGAGGAGGAACCCCCCGACTACGTGCCCCCCGAGCGCACCCAGTGGTACGAGACGCCGCTGACCGAGGCGTTCCTCGACTCCGTCGACGGCGTGATCGTCCTCGGCCGCGGGCTGGTCGTCCTGACGGCGTACGCGCTCCCGTACCTCGCGGTGCTGTCGGTGCCCGTCGCCGGCGCCGTCTTCGGCATCCGCTGGCTCCGCGACCGCCCGTAG
- a CDS encoding VOC family protein: protein MSRPDGLVFFRTASRERVVDWYRDAVGADVWLEQPGCTVLARGDFRFGFCDADDGDTETEGILTFVTGDRAGVDRLYERVGDAAREAPHVNERYDIYQFFADDPDGRTAEFQTFLHELPE from the coding sequence ATGTCCCGCCCCGACGGTCTCGTCTTCTTCCGGACCGCGAGCCGCGAGCGCGTCGTCGACTGGTACCGCGACGCCGTCGGCGCCGACGTGTGGCTCGAACAGCCGGGCTGTACGGTCCTCGCGCGCGGCGACTTCCGGTTCGGCTTCTGCGACGCCGACGACGGCGACACCGAGACCGAGGGGATCCTCACGTTCGTCACCGGCGACCGTGCCGGGGTCGACCGCCTGTACGAGCGCGTCGGCGACGCCGCCCGGGAGGCGCCCCACGTCAACGAGCGCTACGACATCTACCAGTTCTTCGCCGACGACCCCGACGGCCGGACGGCGGAGTTCCAGACGTTCCTCCACGAGTTGCCGGAGTAG
- a CDS encoding universal stress protein, with protein sequence MPERVLIPYDGTPLAERALRYACGEFPTSDLTALYVVDKARDDTAASGWGDHPSEWTDWLTERRDHAQELFREADAVAAEYDVELGTGVAIGPVADMVIQVAEEYGMDLIVVGAHGQSALGELLIGSVARSLVRRSPVPVTTVRDSPGDDPTADGGD encoded by the coding sequence GTGCCCGAACGCGTCCTGATCCCGTACGACGGTACGCCGCTGGCCGAGCGCGCCCTCCGGTACGCCTGCGGGGAGTTCCCGACGAGCGATCTCACCGCGCTGTACGTGGTGGACAAAGCCCGCGACGACACCGCCGCCAGCGGGTGGGGCGACCACCCCAGCGAGTGGACCGACTGGCTCACCGAGCGCCGCGACCACGCCCAGGAACTGTTCCGCGAGGCCGACGCCGTCGCCGCCGAGTACGACGTCGAACTCGGCACCGGCGTCGCCATCGGTCCCGTCGCCGACATGGTGATCCAAGTGGCCGAGGAGTACGGGATGGACCTGATCGTCGTCGGCGCGCACGGGCAGTCGGCGCTCGGGGAACTGCTGATCGGGAGCGTCGCCCGGTCGCTCGTCCGGCGCTCGCCCGTCCCCGTGACGACGGTGCGGGACTCGCCCGGAGACGACCCGACGGCCGACGGCGGCGACTGA
- a CDS encoding S1C family serine protease, producing MEAHPGAVAPDYEELYRRVVPSVVSVYADGGGATRGAGSGFVYDDAHVVTNDHVVGDRRTVSVRFADGSWLEGQVVGVDAYTDLAVVRVDGMDAEPLAVATDAPVPGRPVAALGNPMGLDGSVTAGIVSGVNRSMAMRGGFSVPDVVQTDAAINPGNSGGPLVAATADGGYEVVGVNRAKGGDNIGFAVSARLVARVVPSLVADGVHRHPYLRVRTMDVTPALAAANGLVETDGVLVVDVGEDGPAASDDGLRGCSRTAVVGDRELPVGGDVIVAADGEPVRTHEELVRHLILHGAPGETVALSVYREDETTRRVVEVELAERPGTAGTVPVR from the coding sequence ATGGAGGCTCACCCGGGGGCGGTCGCCCCCGACTACGAGGAACTGTACCGGCGCGTCGTGCCGTCGGTCGTGTCCGTGTACGCCGACGGCGGTGGCGCGACCCGCGGGGCCGGCTCCGGGTTCGTGTACGACGACGCCCACGTCGTCACCAACGACCACGTCGTCGGCGACCGGCGGACCGTCAGCGTCCGCTTCGCCGACGGCTCGTGGCTGGAGGGGCAGGTCGTCGGCGTCGACGCCTACACGGACCTGGCGGTCGTCCGCGTCGACGGCATGGACGCCGAGCCGCTCGCGGTCGCGACCGACGCGCCCGTGCCGGGCCGGCCGGTCGCCGCGCTCGGCAACCCGATGGGGCTGGACGGCTCCGTCACCGCCGGCATCGTCTCGGGCGTGAACCGCTCGATGGCGATGCGCGGCGGCTTCTCGGTGCCCGACGTAGTGCAGACGGACGCCGCGATCAACCCCGGCAACAGCGGCGGCCCGCTCGTCGCCGCGACCGCCGACGGCGGCTACGAGGTCGTCGGCGTCAACCGCGCGAAGGGCGGCGACAACATCGGCTTCGCCGTCTCCGCGCGCCTGGTGGCCCGCGTCGTCCCCTCGCTCGTCGCCGACGGCGTCCACCGGCACCCGTACCTCCGGGTGCGGACGATGGACGTGACACCGGCGCTGGCGGCGGCGAACGGGCTGGTCGAGACCGACGGCGTGCTCGTCGTCGACGTCGGCGAGGACGGCCCGGCCGCCAGCGACGACGGCCTGCGCGGCTGCTCCCGCACGGCGGTCGTCGGCGACCGCGAACTCCCGGTCGGCGGGGACGTGATCGTCGCCGCCGACGGCGAGCCGGTGCGCACCCACGAGGAGTTGGTCCGCCACCTCATCCTCCACGGCGCCCCCGGCGAGACGGTCGCGCTGTCGGTGTACCGCGAGGACGAGACGACGCGCCGGGTCGTCGAAGTGGAGTTGGCCGAGCGGCCGGGGACGGCGGGGACCGTGCCGGTCAGGTAG
- a CDS encoding YqjF family protein produces the protein MKRRLVEMRWLDALFAHWRVDPETVAARLPESLSVATYDGDAYLGVVPFEMTDIRPRGFPVGLSFPELNLRTYVTDGDTTGVYFFSLDAADPVGVGVARSVFRLPYYRASMDVRRDGDRVAFTSRRRHPGAPDAAFDATYRPAGDTATPEPGSLAAFLVENYRFYTDGRDRIYYGDIAHEPWPLAPAEADVRTNTLFAANGFEEPDGDPILHYSPGADVTADRIRRLPATGGAGGDGVTAGRSGETVAIPVEDGD, from the coding sequence ATGAAGCGACGCCTGGTGGAGATGCGCTGGCTCGACGCGCTGTTCGCCCACTGGCGGGTCGACCCGGAGACGGTCGCGGCGCGGCTGCCGGAGTCGCTGTCGGTGGCGACGTACGACGGCGACGCCTACCTCGGGGTCGTCCCGTTCGAGATGACCGACATCCGGCCGCGCGGGTTCCCGGTCGGCCTGTCGTTCCCGGAACTCAACCTCCGGACGTACGTCACCGACGGCGACACGACGGGCGTCTACTTCTTCAGCCTCGACGCCGCCGACCCGGTCGGCGTCGGCGTCGCCCGCTCGGTGTTCCGGCTGCCGTACTACCGGGCGTCGATGGACGTGCGCCGCGACGGCGACCGCGTCGCCTTCACGAGCCGACGGCGGCACCCCGGCGCCCCCGACGCGGCGTTCGACGCGACGTACCGGCCGGCCGGCGACACCGCGACGCCCGAGCCGGGGAGTCTGGCGGCGTTCCTCGTGGAGAACTACCGCTTCTACACCGACGGACGCGACCGGATCTACTACGGCGACATCGCCCACGAGCCGTGGCCGCTCGCCCCCGCCGAGGCGGACGTCCGGACGAACACGCTGTTCGCGGCGAACGGCTTCGAGGAACCCGACGGCGACCCGATCCTCCACTACTCGCCCGGGGCGGACGTCACCGCCGATCGGATCCGGCGGCTCCCCGCGACCGGCGGCGCCGGCGGCGACGGTGTGACCGCCGGACGGAGCGGCGAGACGGTCGCCATCCCCGTCGAGGACGGCGACTGA
- a CDS encoding NADH:flavin oxidoreductase: MPVARLTDPLAIGGVTVPNRLYRAPLLEHAGDGPDAVDTLIGDLEPAAAAGAGLVCQGATVVRGEGGCAAPGMTRVHDPEFVAELSRLTDAIHAHGGRIAIQLEHGGLRSMETWHHGHRARNPGLRQLAVSEPPRLLRFLDRLGFLEYEAHVLTTEECYDLAADFGRSAAAAVDAGYDLIHVAGANMGIVHQFASPFYNRRDDEFGDPARFFEAIRDEIRDRAGDVPVLTKVPAETEAPPGVGPTLSTDDCVRLCRRLEAVGYDALVPVNGSVFWDMSIVRGAFPGDSWRDERFRAGYVDAFGSLPRAVAVAAANWAESLVYSRESAWNANLCRRVRERVDVPVLCEGGIRDRPTTERLLGDGGADAAADAVGMARPFYAEPALPARLLHESNARVVCEDCNNCVVPQAAGEAGVCRTPAVLRRAGKLRKAGAYDPDRGRDGADPDRGRDTGDHDAGDHETGDD; encoded by the coding sequence ATCCCCGTGGCGCGACTCACCGACCCCCTCGCCATCGGCGGCGTCACCGTCCCGAACCGCCTGTACCGCGCGCCCCTCCTCGAACACGCGGGCGACGGCCCGGACGCGGTCGACACGCTGATCGGGGATCTGGAACCCGCGGCCGCGGCCGGCGCCGGACTCGTGTGTCAGGGCGCGACCGTCGTCCGCGGCGAGGGCGGCTGTGCCGCCCCGGGGATGACCCGCGTCCACGACCCGGAGTTCGTCGCCGAGCTGTCCCGGCTCACGGACGCGATCCACGCCCACGGCGGCCGGATCGCGATCCAGTTGGAACACGGCGGCCTCCGCTCGATGGAGACGTGGCACCACGGCCACCGCGCGCGCAACCCGGGGCTCCGACAGCTCGCCGTCTCCGAGCCGCCGCGGCTGCTCCGGTTCCTCGACCGGCTCGGCTTCCTCGAGTACGAAGCGCACGTCCTCACGACCGAGGAGTGCTACGACCTCGCGGCCGACTTCGGTCGGTCGGCGGCCGCCGCCGTCGACGCCGGCTACGACCTGATCCACGTCGCCGGCGCCAACATGGGTATCGTCCACCAGTTCGCGTCGCCGTTCTACAACCGCCGCGACGACGAGTTCGGCGACCCCGCGCGCTTCTTCGAGGCGATCCGCGACGAGATCCGCGACCGCGCCGGCGACGTGCCCGTGCTGACCAAGGTGCCCGCGGAGACGGAGGCGCCGCCCGGCGTCGGCCCGACGCTGTCGACCGACGACTGCGTGCGGCTGTGCCGGCGGCTCGAAGCGGTGGGGTACGACGCGCTCGTCCCGGTCAACGGATCGGTGTTCTGGGACATGAGCATCGTCCGCGGGGCGTTCCCGGGCGACTCCTGGCGCGACGAGCGCTTCCGCGCGGGGTACGTCGACGCGTTCGGCTCGCTCCCGAGGGCGGTCGCCGTCGCGGCAGCCAACTGGGCGGAGTCGCTCGTGTACTCCCGCGAGAGCGCGTGGAACGCGAACCTCTGTCGTCGCGTCCGCGAGCGCGTCGACGTGCCGGTGCTGTGCGAGGGGGGGATCCGGGACCGGCCGACGACCGAGCGGCTGCTCGGCGACGGCGGCGCGGACGCCGCGGCCGACGCCGTCGGGATGGCCCGCCCGTTCTACGCCGAGCCGGCGCTTCCGGCGCGGCTGCTCCACGAATCGAACGCCCGCGTCGTCTGTGAGGACTGCAACAACTGCGTCGTCCCGCAGGCGGCCGGGGAAGCCGGCGTCTGCCGGACGCCGGCGGTGCTCCGGCGGGCGGGGAAACTGCGGAAGGCGGGGGCCTACGACCCCGACCGCGGACGCGACGGCGCTGACCCCGACCGCGGACGCGACACCGGCGACCACGACGCCGGGGACCACGAGACCGGAGACGACTGA
- a CDS encoding bifunctional 4-hydroxy-2-oxoglutarate aldolase/2-dehydro-3-deoxy-phosphogluconate aldolase: MSTTDAVAAMRESGVVAVMRGAEPETVVDTAEALVAGGVTALEVTADTAGATEMIATLTEALDDDVLVGAGTVLDSETARAAIAAGAEFVVSPSFDAGVVETCNRYGVLCAPGVMTPTEAVDAYEAGADMVKVFPAKTVGPDHVAALKGPLGQLEIMPTGGVSPDNAADYIEAGASCVGAGSALVDRDLVEAGDFDAITERAEAFRAVIEDAR, translated from the coding sequence ATGAGTACTACCGACGCGGTCGCGGCGATGCGGGAGTCGGGCGTCGTCGCCGTCATGCGCGGCGCCGAGCCGGAGACGGTCGTCGACACCGCCGAGGCGCTCGTCGCCGGCGGCGTGACGGCGCTGGAGGTCACCGCCGACACCGCCGGCGCGACGGAGATGATCGCGACGCTGACCGAGGCGCTCGACGACGACGTGCTCGTCGGCGCCGGCACCGTCCTCGACAGCGAGACGGCCCGCGCGGCCATCGCCGCGGGCGCGGAGTTCGTCGTCTCTCCCTCCTTCGACGCCGGCGTCGTCGAGACGTGCAACCGCTACGGCGTGCTGTGTGCGCCGGGCGTGATGACGCCGACCGAGGCCGTCGACGCGTACGAGGCGGGGGCGGACATGGTGAAGGTGTTCCCCGCCAAGACGGTCGGCCCGGACCACGTCGCGGCGCTGAAGGGGCCGCTCGGCCAACTGGAGATCATGCCGACCGGCGGCGTCTCCCCGGACAACGCCGCCGACTACATCGAGGCGGGGGCGTCCTGCGTCGGCGCCGGCTCGGCGCTCGTCGACCGCGACCTCGTCGAGGCGGGCGACTTCGACGCGATCACCGAGCGCGCCGAGGCGTTCCGCGCGGTGATCGAGGATGCCCGGTAA
- a CDS encoding beta-class carbonic anhydrase encodes MAADHTDDEHEQEHADDHDHVHERVDAAVDARDDWARRRRKGIPTDENLLVVACMDERIPVEEALGLDLGDAQIYRNAGGKVTDDVIRSAALTTNFFDTDEIVVVNHTDCGMMSASDGDVVAGLEARAEAAGVDLDDVDLDPALPELDVGDATIDEWVRMTDDIDEACAAQVRYLEEHELIPEDVTVSGYVYEVESGELRRPGERIADEISERRV; translated from the coding sequence ATGGCCGCCGACCACACCGACGACGAGCACGAGCAGGAGCACGCGGACGACCACGACCACGTCCACGAGCGAGTCGACGCCGCGGTCGACGCCCGCGACGACTGGGCGCGCCGGCGACGCAAGGGGATCCCGACCGACGAGAACCTCCTCGTCGTCGCCTGCATGGACGAGCGCATCCCCGTCGAGGAGGCGCTCGGGCTGGACCTGGGCGACGCCCAGATCTACCGCAACGCCGGCGGGAAAGTCACCGACGACGTGATCCGCTCGGCCGCGCTGACGACGAACTTCTTCGACACCGACGAGATCGTCGTCGTCAACCACACCGACTGCGGCATGATGTCCGCGAGCGACGGGGACGTCGTCGCGGGGCTGGAGGCGCGCGCCGAGGCCGCGGGCGTCGACCTCGACGACGTGGATCTCGACCCCGCGCTCCCCGAACTCGACGTCGGCGACGCGACGATCGACGAGTGGGTGCGCATGACCGACGACATCGACGAGGCCTGTGCCGCGCAGGTGCGGTATCTGGAGGAACACGAACTGATCCCCGAGGACGTGACCGTCTCCGGCTACGTGTACGAGGTCGAGTCCGGCGAACTCCGGCGTCCCGGCGAGCGGATCGCTGACGAGATCAGCGAGCGCCGGGTCTGA
- a CDS encoding inositol monophosphatase family protein, giving the protein MSDDTAGDHTADEAGDVWDRPGVPTPDALATTAEAAVRAAGEYLAERFRDGGTVGDFHTDDVKAEADTGAERRVFDRIRAEFPDHTLHGEESGRAGDGSVEWIVDPLDGTNNYAIDYPSIATAVAAKADDETLVAAVYEPLVDDCYVAVRGAGATLNGEPLTAAPRDRPLDRSTVSLAVGLPAVRDDDLRAEVDVVRDALGDRCKRVLETWSPCVDWGLLARGSIAGIVCAYPDPFEQEAGELLAAEAGVVAASRDGYYAGAVDAETLAALVETLPAAEN; this is encoded by the coding sequence ATGAGCGACGACACCGCCGGCGACCACACCGCCGACGAAGCCGGCGACGTGTGGGACCGGCCGGGCGTGCCGACGCCCGACGCGCTCGCGACGACCGCGGAGGCGGCGGTTCGGGCCGCCGGGGAGTACCTCGCCGAGCGCTTCCGCGACGGCGGCACCGTCGGCGACTTCCACACCGACGACGTGAAGGCCGAAGCCGACACCGGCGCCGAGCGGCGCGTGTTCGACCGGATCCGCGCCGAGTTCCCCGACCACACGCTCCACGGCGAGGAGTCGGGTCGCGCTGGCGACGGTTCCGTCGAGTGGATCGTCGACCCGCTCGACGGCACGAACAACTACGCCATCGACTACCCCTCCATCGCGACCGCCGTGGCCGCGAAGGCTGACGACGAGACGCTCGTGGCTGCCGTCTACGAGCCGCTGGTCGACGACTGCTACGTCGCCGTCCGCGGCGCCGGTGCGACGCTGAACGGCGAACCGCTGACCGCGGCGCCGCGCGACCGCCCGCTCGACCGCTCGACCGTCTCGCTGGCGGTCGGGCTGCCCGCCGTCCGCGACGACGACCTGCGTGCCGAGGTCGACGTCGTCCGCGACGCCCTCGGGGACCGCTGCAAGCGGGTGTTGGAGACGTGGTCGCCGTGCGTCGACTGGGGGCTGTTAGCGCGCGGGAGCATCGCGGGCATCGTCTGCGCGTACCCCGACCCGTTCGAGCAGGAGGCGGGCGAACTGCTCGCGGCGGAAGCCGGCGTCGTCGCCGCGTCCCGCGACGGCTACTACGCCGGCGCCGTCGACGCGGAGACGCTCGCGGCGCTCGTGGAGACGTTGCCGGCGGCGGAGAACTGA